Proteins encoded within one genomic window of Dermatophilus congolensis:
- a CDS encoding plasmid pRiA4b ORF-3 family protein produces MTKGKFQSFNGNVFQFPRGGRDGQANRLDTTNSSEQTSSSTELPEVVTANVTAPTDDRLAWSVPRITRMTLHVQLENSYPSIWRRIEIDASIHLDQLHEVLCAAMGWDGARQHQFAFPHAPDPQQASLIPLTELEQLSHTRTIQPPQQNNHRDHYEESHTQVADVLPAVGATLQYSYGLAHRQQHTITVETIQRGFPGQPRARLIDGNHDRFEEEKATRRIQDVDLLEQPPPTPMLECLDPAVTDIAGIVDSHGWQALRHLIGASRLDTSSLIHEHVLATQTGVTDISHIWTVDSNPTELPTYLDEQTCALMVEPFAQLLRQCGDPHGWTLGADTTRRGPSITDLDAELLDAAVGLRLIHIVDDHAYIHPELPCLDTPRDLAEIIARRLPLGGSEHARAAGVLALLTAASGVVSPALLADPTAHDPYTHHAARIARLCLDVVHGLGWDPREGDLHDPTVAFWGAQTWSVIAILSGGNGIAGRMPEAFPGTFPAPDLAESVSLLARSALRMW; encoded by the coding sequence GTGACCAAGGGCAAGTTTCAGTCCTTCAACGGAAACGTCTTCCAGTTTCCGCGCGGGGGTCGTGACGGTCAGGCCAATCGGCTTGACACCACTAACTCGAGTGAGCAGACCTCGAGCTCTACCGAGCTGCCCGAAGTCGTGACAGCAAACGTCACCGCACCCACAGACGACCGACTGGCGTGGAGCGTGCCCCGCATCACGCGCATGACACTGCACGTGCAGCTAGAAAATTCCTACCCCTCGATATGGCGCCGAATCGAGATAGACGCCTCCATACACCTGGACCAGCTACACGAAGTTCTCTGCGCAGCGATGGGATGGGACGGTGCACGGCAACACCAGTTCGCCTTCCCTCACGCCCCAGACCCTCAACAAGCCTCACTTATCCCCCTGACAGAGCTAGAACAGCTGAGCCACACCCGAACTATCCAGCCACCCCAGCAGAACAATCACCGCGACCACTACGAGGAATCCCACACCCAGGTCGCAGACGTCTTACCCGCCGTAGGGGCAACTCTGCAATACAGCTACGGCCTGGCACATAGACAGCAACACACCATCACCGTCGAGACAATTCAACGGGGCTTTCCCGGCCAACCCCGCGCCCGCCTCATCGACGGAAACCATGACCGGTTCGAAGAAGAAAAAGCAACACGGCGCATCCAAGACGTAGACCTACTAGAACAACCTCCACCAACACCAATGCTGGAATGCCTCGACCCTGCCGTAACTGACATAGCAGGCATCGTCGACAGTCACGGATGGCAGGCCCTACGCCACCTCATCGGAGCATCGCGGCTAGATACTTCATCCCTGATCCACGAGCACGTCCTGGCCACTCAAACAGGTGTGACCGACATCTCACATATATGGACCGTGGACAGCAACCCCACCGAACTACCTACCTACCTCGATGAACAGACCTGCGCCCTCATGGTTGAGCCATTCGCTCAACTCCTACGTCAATGCGGCGACCCCCACGGGTGGACCCTAGGAGCCGACACAACCCGCCGCGGCCCCTCAATCACCGACCTCGACGCCGAACTGCTTGACGCCGCAGTTGGACTACGCCTCATACACATCGTGGACGATCACGCCTACATCCACCCAGAACTGCCCTGCCTGGACACTCCCCGCGACCTAGCAGAAATCATCGCCCGCAGACTTCCCCTAGGTGGATCCGAACATGCCCGTGCAGCAGGTGTTTTGGCACTACTTACCGCAGCATCAGGAGTGGTAAGCCCCGCCCTGCTAGCCGACCCTACCGCCCACGACCCCTACACCCATCACGCAGCCCGCATCGCGCGGCTATGCCTGGATGTCGTACACGGCCTCGGGTGGGATCCACGCGAAGGAGACCTCCACGACCCCACTGTCGCGTTCTGGGGCGCCCAGACATGGTCCGTCATTGCGATCCTCTCCGGAGGAAACGGCATAGCTGGACGAATGCCAGAAGCATTCCCCGGCACATTCCCCGCCCCCGATCTTGCCGAAAGCGTTTCCTTGCTAGCGCGCTCAGCATTACGCATGTGGTGA
- a CDS encoding glycerophosphoryl diester phosphodiesterase membrane domain-containing protein — translation MEPLTPPPTRLLPPSPLKATTAFTKAFALFGKRPGLFIGISLLSQAALLIIGAATVLAVAFIALITAAGNFDSLGRVSISSGKLAAGGLAAAVVLLVSAFLYLAVTVKINGMLYVLAIETEATRRPTYRDLSRSTKGLFRRALPTIVFMTAAIVLSIVLSVAILFGIGVSGVEGPTAGIALFIAAIAIFVIVTYVAVRWCFYLATLALETGKGLNPLRRSWHLTKGAFWRVFGRLVLFNIAVGIVWFIVTAALGMAFGAPMEETFGNNPATSSGAVTANILSALLNILFAPLMACFMSILYLDERRRRNEEDPTPTAHVIDAPWQAETAQWGQPQGQRYGATTTEPAAETPQRYGQQPPTEEPRYGQRVETNNETSPRPDEDKNAGNTPPSAGN, via the coding sequence ATGGAACCCCTCACACCACCCCCAACCCGCCTACTACCGCCTTCCCCGCTCAAGGCCACCACAGCCTTCACGAAAGCTTTCGCGCTCTTCGGCAAACGCCCCGGGCTATTCATCGGTATCTCGCTGCTATCGCAAGCTGCGCTCTTGATCATCGGCGCGGCCACCGTCCTCGCGGTCGCTTTCATCGCTCTAATTACCGCAGCAGGAAACTTCGACAGCCTCGGAAGAGTGTCCATCTCCTCCGGGAAGCTCGCCGCAGGAGGCCTAGCCGCTGCGGTCGTTCTCCTCGTTTCAGCATTCCTCTATCTAGCCGTCACCGTGAAGATCAACGGCATGCTGTACGTGCTGGCCATCGAAACTGAAGCCACTCGCCGCCCCACATACCGCGACCTTTCCCGTAGCACCAAAGGGCTCTTCCGACGCGCTCTGCCCACCATCGTGTTCATGACTGCGGCGATTGTGCTCTCGATCGTGCTCTCTGTCGCCATCTTGTTCGGCATCGGCGTGAGCGGCGTGGAAGGCCCCACCGCCGGGATTGCTCTCTTCATCGCCGCCATAGCGATATTCGTCATCGTGACCTACGTTGCTGTCCGCTGGTGCTTCTACCTAGCAACCCTGGCCCTAGAAACCGGCAAGGGGCTCAACCCGCTGCGCCGTTCTTGGCACCTAACCAAAGGTGCTTTCTGGCGCGTCTTTGGACGTCTGGTCCTGTTCAACATCGCCGTAGGAATCGTCTGGTTCATCGTGACAGCCGCGCTAGGCATGGCATTCGGCGCCCCCATGGAAGAAACCTTCGGGAACAATCCCGCAACCTCAAGTGGCGCAGTCACCGCAAATATTTTGAGCGCACTGCTCAACATCCTTTTTGCACCGCTCATGGCGTGCTTCATGTCAATCCTCTACCTGGATGAGCGCCGCCGCCGCAACGAAGAAGACCCCACCCCCACAGCGCACGTCATTGACGCTCCCTGGCAAGCCGAAACAGCCCAGTGGGGCCAGCCACAAGGCCAACGCTACGGGGCCACCACAACTGAACCTGCGGCTGAAACACCCCAGCGATACGGCCAGCAACCCCCCACCGAAGAGCCCCGATACGGGCAACGCGTCGAAACAAACAACGAAACCTCACCACGCCCCGACGAGGACAAAAACGCCGGGAACACCCCACCTTCAGCAGGTAACTAA
- a CDS encoding GlsB/YeaQ/YmgE family stress response membrane protein, which translates to MLTLGWIGWIVIGGLAGWIGSKIMGTDAQMGLVANIVVGVIGGLIGGFVLNLFGVNVAGGGLIFSFLTALLGAVILLWIVKMVTGRR; encoded by the coding sequence ATGCTTACGCTTGGATGGATCGGCTGGATTGTTATTGGCGGCCTCGCTGGGTGGATTGGCAGCAAAATCATGGGTACAGATGCGCAGATGGGGTTGGTGGCCAACATTGTGGTTGGCGTCATTGGTGGTCTTATCGGCGGATTTGTTTTGAATTTGTTTGGTGTCAATGTAGCTGGCGGCGGGCTTATTTTTAGCTTCCTGACAGCTCTGCTTGGTGCCGTCATTCTCTTGTGGATCGTGAAGATGGTTACAGGGCGCCGCTGA
- the aroD gene encoding type I 3-dehydroquinate dehydratase, protein MDTTPSPTVRAAGPIGAGRTTVITPLVGSDIDTLREEITRAAATETDMLEWRADQFRHARSVKAYADTLHQLTEHIASTGHDLPCCFTYRTIREGGNGSATETDYLHLIETIAGAGADFIDIEYRHPVGPTAIHVAQAEGALVIASAHDFTATPEVSAMVSLLADMENAGADIAKLAVTATTSLDLAHLFTATSLRHQEAHIPLITIAMGSLGAASRLVGAAFGSAATFARVAASSAPGQLAVDDVVTVLHLLERAAPTRDDNDDSTEH, encoded by the coding sequence ATGGACACCACACCTTCCCCCACCGTCCGCGCTGCTGGACCGATTGGTGCTGGCCGCACCACCGTCATCACCCCCCTAGTTGGCTCTGACATCGACACGCTCCGTGAAGAAATCACCCGTGCCGCAGCAACCGAAACCGACATGCTCGAGTGGCGCGCCGATCAGTTCCGCCATGCACGCTCCGTCAAGGCATACGCAGACACCCTCCACCAGCTCACCGAGCACATCGCCTCAACTGGCCATGACCTGCCCTGCTGCTTCACCTACCGCACCATCAGAGAAGGAGGAAACGGATCAGCCACCGAAACCGACTACCTCCACCTCATCGAGACCATCGCAGGTGCTGGCGCTGACTTCATCGATATCGAATACCGACACCCGGTAGGCCCCACCGCTATCCACGTCGCTCAGGCCGAAGGTGCCCTCGTCATCGCATCCGCGCACGACTTCACCGCAACTCCTGAGGTGAGCGCCATGGTGTCTTTGCTTGCCGATATGGAAAACGCTGGCGCCGACATCGCCAAACTTGCTGTCACAGCGACCACCTCGCTGGATCTGGCGCATCTTTTCACTGCTACTAGCCTGCGCCACCAAGAAGCCCATATCCCCCTGATCACGATCGCCATGGGCTCCCTCGGCGCCGCCAGCCGACTTGTTGGCGCAGCATTCGGGAGCGCGGCCACCTTCGCACGGGTGGCCGCGTCCTCTGCTCCCGGTCAGCTCGCCGTCGACGACGTCGTCACAGTTCTCCATCTCTTGGAGAGAGCCGCCCCGACCCGTGACGACAACGACGACTCAACTGAACACTAG
- a CDS encoding MarR family winged helix-turn-helix transcriptional regulator → MTRTRLEEQVRSEEQPVERTVDDALIRILRAMSRESTRRSRCAGMRPALSNTDVWLLGFIHEHENVRPTDLASWQDVDKSTITMQLKRLVAAGLVKRVASPRDRRSINVTLTVKGKAALANVHEQGIGFLADLLSTWSVEDRGELARSISRLADVMEARVAPVRDGCDAA, encoded by the coding sequence GTGACAAGAACCCGGCTAGAAGAGCAGGTCCGGTCTGAAGAACAGCCCGTAGAAAGGACTGTCGACGACGCGTTGATTCGTATTCTTCGCGCCATGTCCAGGGAGAGCACGCGGCGTAGCCGCTGCGCGGGCATGCGGCCTGCTTTGTCAAACACGGATGTGTGGCTGCTGGGATTCATCCATGAGCACGAGAATGTGCGGCCCACGGATCTTGCCAGCTGGCAGGACGTGGATAAGTCAACAATCACAATGCAGTTGAAGCGGCTTGTTGCGGCGGGTTTGGTCAAGCGGGTTGCTTCACCGCGCGATCGCCGTTCGATCAACGTCACTTTGACGGTGAAAGGTAAGGCCGCTTTGGCCAATGTGCATGAGCAGGGGATTGGCTTCCTAGCCGATTTGCTGTCCACCTGGAGTGTGGAGGATCGAGGAGAGTTGGCGCGCTCGATCTCCCGGCTGGCAGATGTGATGGAAGCTCGTGTAGCGCCAGTGCGTGATGGCTGTGACGCTGCCTAA